The following coding sequences lie in one Fusarium poae strain DAOMC 252244 chromosome 1, whole genome shotgun sequence genomic window:
- a CDS encoding hypothetical protein (TransMembrane:1 (o74-103i)), with protein sequence MDPRNVNEATLEEAIQISRDLEEGYRTVANPPPTRPRLWDNFVDIELDDDTSSEDIEGHEYRIMYPQPVTRSGKAAGCCFIGCTLTLALLVIAFLVIFVLAMVEAVKEGNAKKIPH encoded by the coding sequence ATGGATCCTCGCAATGTTAACGAAGCGACATTGGAAGAAGCAATTCAAATCAGCAGAGACCTCGAAGAGGGATACCGAACAGTCGCAAACCCACCGCCAACTCGACCTAGGCTCTGGGATAACTTTGTCGATATTGAACTGGATGACGATACGTCGAGTGAGGATATCGAGGGACATGAGTACCGGATCATGTATCCGCAGCCTGTGACGAGGTCAGGAAAGGCGGCTGGGTGCTGTTTTATCGGCTGTACGCTCACTTTGGCATTACTTGTTATTGCTTTCTTGGTTATTTTTGTTCTTGCAATGGTCGAGGCTGTCAAGGAAGGCAACGCGAAAAAGATACCGCATTAG
- a CDS encoding hypothetical protein (TransMembrane:1 (i393-418o)), which yields MAKRHDGRDVSQRVRPTVHNGPFTDRDQILHQLRGLKEREHRVEALKSISSDAHFFRSTGKMYKPLTKENLSAYYKVYSMVPCYNKSIMIYTLDPKREADCIGTGILKFLDIWMYRQWFKPYESDIDFGRYVAKTFLLQWKEESQKPTLDDINNFHKGLCHDLKGAMFKDMPLETIEDLKKHHLSRLKGPFLTQEDILTAFHQSYVLQPTFQSFFIVLQRTNGFTNGPFRADDVGNIPVLLVCTVCHNQFHCGEKFNDTLGPCCSMQTTMKTAIGFIMHLEKNFKKTAKVLPTGMKPYGSYLDIEQEAEKMGWDTDKHGKLPLDQPSSTWVDRSKYTEWTGAGALRHATSVITGIKYLGTTRRKIPMDDHWWWYESELEATETPMYRFQLMCVFAYAALGTVLSLGVISFWLLCWMGWIPE from the coding sequence ATGGCAAAACGACATGATGGTCGAGATGTTTCACAGCGAGTTAGACCCACTGTTCACAATGGACCGTTTACCGACCGAGACCAGATACTCCATCAGCTGCGTGGactgaaagaaagagagcaCCGAGTCGAAGCTCTCAAATCAATCTCGTCTGATGCGCACTTCTTCCGCAGCACTGGAAAAATGTATAAGCCTCTCACCAAGGAAAATTTATCCGCATACTACAAGGTTTATTCAATGGTTCCATGTTACAACAAATCTATCATGATATACACCTTGGATCCAAAGCGGGAGGCTGATTGTATTGGTaccggcattctcaagttcCTCGATATCTGGATGTACCGACAATGGTTCAAACCCTACGAGTCTGACATTGACTTTGGCCGCTATGTTGCCAAGACCTTTCTGTTGCAATGGAAGGAAGAGTCTCAGAAGCCCACCCTTGATGATATCAACAACTTCCACAAGGGTCTATGCCATGATCTGAAAGGCGCCATGTTCAAAGACATGCCATTGGAGACAATCGAGGATTTGAAGAAACACCACTTGAGCAGACTCAAAGGCCCGTTTCTGACTCAAGAAGACATACTCACTGCTTTCCATCAGTCATATGTCTTACAACCTACTTTCCAGTCCTTTTTCATCGTCCTACAACGAACAAATGGGTTTACCAATGGGCCATTCAGAGCTGATGATGTAGGCAACATTCCGGTTCTTCTGGTTTGCACAGTATGTCACAATCAATTCCATTGTGGGGAAAAATTCAACGACACCCTAGGCCCTTGCTGCAGTATGCAAACAACCATGAAAACAGCGATAGGATTTATCATGCATCTTGAAAAGAACTTTAAGAAGACTGCAAAGGTGCTGCCAACCGGTATGAAGCCCTACGGTAGTTACCTCGATATCGAGCAGGAAGCTGAGAAGATGGGTTGGGATACCGACAAGCATGGCAAACTACCCCTGGATCAGCCGTCTTCCACATGGGTAGACAGGAGCAAGTACACCGAATGGACGGGTGCTGGGGCTTTAAGGCATGCTACATCGGTGATTACCGGAATCAAGTATCTGGGAACGACCAGACGCAAAATTCCAATGGATGATCACTGGTGGTGGTATGAGTCTGAGTTGGAAGCAACTGAAACACCAATGTATCGTTTCCAGTTGATGTGTGTATTCGCCTACGCCGCCTTGGGCACAGTTCTTTCTCTTGGCGTTATCTCGTTCTGGTTGCTCTGTTGGATGGGGTGGATACCGGAATAA
- a CDS encoding hypothetical protein (TransMembrane:1 (o75-96i)), with the protein MTLTSSINMDRIHEYDCTAWSRESPPEAPTVDGVQTIHPFHGQEQRQQHTTSVQRNAPPPRAQKKPQEDAKGLDVGWHAMCFFYWVMALITMVVMAKIYRGLFPTTCGV; encoded by the exons ATGACGCTTACCTCCTCTATCAACATGGACAGAATTCATGAGTATGATTGCACAGCATGGAGTCGGGAAAGCCCCCCCGAAGCACCTACTGTTGACGGAGTCCAAACAATTCATCCTTTTCATGGACAAGAACAACGTCAGCAACACACCACCTCCGTCCA GAGAAACGCCCCTCCCCCACGAGCTCAAAAGAAACCCCAAGAGGATGCTAAGGGGCTTGACGTGGGCTGGCATGCGATGTGTTTTTTCTACTGGGTGATGGCTTTGATTACCATGGTAGTGATGGCCAAGATCTATAGGGGATTGTTTCCGACAACCTGCGGTGTTTGA